CACGGTGCGGGTCTGGTGCGACAGCGGTTTTTCGTTGGTTGACGCGTCCAAGCGCTTGGCGGTGCACCGCAACACGCTGCTGTACCGGCAGGAGAAGATCGAGCGGCTGACCGGCCGAAAGGCCCGGGACTTCCGCGCCATGCTGGAGCTTTACTTGGCGCTGGTGATTGACGAGTACGACGGCCCGGCTCAGAAAGAGTGAGGCGCTCGGGGACGACGGTTCGCTATAATAGGGAGCGTTCGGCCGGGCCTTGAGGCGAAAGGCCGGCGGCAAAGGAGAAAAGGATGACCGATTTTGACGGGCAGGGAGAGGAAATAAAAAGCGGCCGGCGCGGCGAAAGCACGGCGCGCCGATGGTATCGCCGGGTGGCGCTGGTCGTCTTGGCGCTGGCGGTTGCCGACGCTTTTTGGCGCGGCGAGCGCGTCATGGGCGGCCTGCTCGCCGCCGTCCTCGTGGCGGCTCTGATAGGGTACGGGGCCTGCCGACGCGGGGACGAGTGAAGCTTTCTGGACGGAAAGAGGCGACGAGGGTGGAAAACTGGGCTGACGAGCAGCGGCATATTCCAGTTCCCGAAGGGTACCGGCTTGAGTCGGACGCGGCGGCCGATCCGGGGGCGGGCGACGCCGAGGGGTCGCCGTACTTCTGTCATCTGGACTTTTTCAACGCGGTCAGCACGGATCGGTTGACCATTCTGCCGCGCTTTCGGACGTACCAGCAGACCCGGCCGTACAGCTGCGCGTCGGCAGTGGCTCTCATGGTACTGGAGCACTTCGGCCGGTCCGACTGGGAGGAACTGGAGATCGCCGACGTCATGGCGTCGTATCACGGCTTGCCGCCGGAGACCCGGCGGCCCGTGCCGGTGAGCGACCTGGCGAGGTTCTTTCTGGATTTGGGCTGGAAAGTGTCCAGCAACGTGGAGTACACGAAACCGTTCGATGCCGAGGAGCTGACGCGGCCGTGGCTTCTGTCGCCCTACGCGTCATTCCCGTCGGAACGGCACTTTTCCCGGTTCTGTCGGTGGTGTCTGCGCCACAACTGGCCGATGATGGTGGAGAACATCGACTGGGGCGGTCACTGGCGCCTGATCGTGGGGTACGACACCATGGGAACCGAAACTTTGGCCGACGACGTCCTGATCTTGGTTGACCCGCACGACACGGCCGACCACTGTCAGGACGGCTTTGTGGTGGAGCACTTGGAGAAGTTCTTTCACACGTGGTACGACATCTTCGTCATGGAGCCCCACGAGCGGCTCCAGCCGTGGGTCGTCGCTTATCCGAGCGAATAGGCGCAAAAGAAGCGGCGCGGGAGTTCTCAAACTCCCGCGCCGCTTCTTTTGTCTTTCGTTACGGTCTGGCGGCCAGCGTCAGGGCAGCCGACTCGAGGACGTCGTAGCCCGGCTCGACCCGGTCCCAGTCGATCGATTCTTCCGGACAGTGGCTTCGGCCGTCCCGGCAGGGGACGAAGATCATCGCCGTCGGAATGAGCGGGGCCACGTACATCGAATCGTGTCCCGCGCCGCTGGGCATGACGCGGACCTTGTAGCCTTTGTTCTGGGCGAACGCCTTCAGCCGGTGAACCAGCAGGGCGTCCAAGACGACCGGCTCGGACGAGCCGAGAAGCTCCCGGTCGATTCGGATCTGCCGCTCGCCCGCGACCCGGTCGATTTCCTGAACGATCGCCTGATAGGCCTCGTCGATGGCCCGCCGGTCGATCCCCCGCAGGTCGACGGCCAGTTCGACCCGTCCCGGCACCACGTTGATGGCGTTGGGAAACACCCGGCAGGTTGTCACGGCGGCGACGACTCGGCGCGGCGAATAGGCCCGGCCGACCCGCTCCACCACCAGAACGACCTCCGAAGCGGCGGCCAGAGCGTCGTGCCGAAGCTCCATCGGGCACGCTCCCGAGTGGTCCGCTCGGCCGAAAATCGTGACGGAAAATCGGGTCGGCGCGGCGATGGCCTCCACCACGCCCAGCTGGTCGTCTGACGAGTCGAGGGCGGGGCCCTGCTCGATGTGCAGCTCTAAAAACGCTTCGTACGAGCCGGGGACGAGCAGATCCCTGTCGAGCGTCACCGGCTCGCAGCCAAAGCCGCGAATGGCGTTCAGCAGGGAGACGCCGCCCGAGTCCTTAAAGCGAATCATCTGGGACAGGGACAGCTGGCCGGCCACGGCCCGGCTGCCGACGCAGGAGAGCCGAAATCGGCTTGACTCCTCGCAGGCGAAGACGACGCAGTTCAGCGACCTCGTTAAAGGCTCGCGGCGCGACGCTTGGTCCATCACGGCCGCGGCGCATGCCACGCCCAGCACGCCGTCGAAGTCGCCGCCCTGAGGGACCGAGTCGAGGTGAGAGCCCATCAGGATCCCCGGGTGGTTTGGGTTCGTCCCCGGCAGGCTGAACCACAGGTTCCCTACCGAGTCGGCGCGGACCGACGCGCCGACGGACGTCATTCGTTCGATTAAGAGCTCCCGGGCCTGCCGGTCGGCAGGCGAAAAGCCCAGCCGGGTCACGCCCTGATCGGTTCGGCCGATTTGGGCGACCTCTTCCACCAGCCGGCGGGCGAATTGAAGTCCGGCGTTCATATCAGGAGCCGTAGACCCAGCCGGCCAAGAACGTGGAAAGCGGCGGGCAGTAGGAGATGACCAGCAGGCCGCCAATGGCCACCAGAATGAACTTGGCCGACGCGCCGATGACCTCGCTCAGCGACAGGCCGGTGACCGAGCTGGCCACGAACAGGTTCAGGCCGAACGGGGGGGTGAAGTTCCCAAGGGCCAAGTTGGAAACCATGATGATGCCCAGGTGGAGCGGGTCGATGCCCAAGGACGTGCCGATGGTAAAAAAGAGCGGTCCGAGGATGACGATCGCCGCCAGCCCTTCCATGAACATGCCGACGATCAGCAGAATGGCGTTCACCAGCGCGATGAAGACCAGCGGCGACTTGACGCTGGAGATGACCGCCGCCGTGACGGTCTGGGGAATCCGCGCCACGGTCAAAAACCAGCCGAAGCTCTGAGCCATTGCCACCAGAATCAGCACCTGGGCGCAGGTCACTGCCGAGCGGAGACACACGTCCATCAGGTCCTTGAGGTTGATCTCCCGGTAGATGAACATGCCGACGAACAGACAGTAGACGACCGAGACACCGGCCGCTTCCGTCGGGGTGAACACGCCGCAGTAAATGCCGCCCAGAATGATGACCGGCGTCAGCAGCGACCAAGCCGACTCGACGGTCTGACGCCACACCTGAGCCCACGTCGACGGGGCGGACGTCTTGGCCGGGTGGCGGCGCAGGTAAAACCAAATGTAGACGACGTTGGCCAGCCCGTAGACGATCCCGGCGCTGATTCCGGCCATGAAGAGGCTGCCCACCGAGACGCCGGTGACGGCCGCGTACATGATCAGGGTGATCGACGGCGGGATGATCAGCGACACCGATCCGGCGGACGTCACGAGGCCGGCGGCGAACGACTGGCTGTACCCTTCGGCTCTCAGTTCCGGGTAGAGAAGCCGGCCCATGGCGACCACGGTTGCCGGGCTCGAGCCGCAGAGCGAACCGAACACCATGCAGGTGAACTGGGTCGTGTAGGCCAGACCGCCGGACCGGGCGCCGACGAGGCTTTTCGTCCATTTCAGGATTCGGGTCGACAGGCCGCCCCGGTCCATCACGTTGGCTGCGAAGATGAAAAAGGGCATGGACATGAGGGCGAACTTGTCGATGCCGGCGAACGCCCGCTGGACGAGCACCATCGGGTCAAGAGGCGTAAAAAGGAGCATGCTGCACAGCACGGCGCCGCCCAGCGCGACGAAGATCGGCACGCTGCCGAGAAGGGCCGTGATGAGCAGGGCCATCAGGAACGCGGTCATGCTCGGTCCTCCCGAAGGCCCAGCGCGAGCCGGGCGAACTGCCACGCCGCCATGAAGCTGCCGACCGGGACGCACAGGTAAACAGCCCAAATCGGAATTCCCAGCGCAGGAGACGTCTGTCCCATTCGGTAGCTGAACGCGGTGAGCCGAACGCCGTACCACGTCAGCGCGAGGCAGAAAAGGGCCGACAGGCCGAAGACGACCCGGCCGACCGCTCTTTTCGTCCGCTCGGAAAAGCGTCCCAGCAGAAAGTCCATTCGGATATGGGCGCTTTGCCGGACGCAGAGCGACGCGCCGATAAAGGTTATCCAGACCATCAGGTAGCGAATGAGCTCTTCAGCCCAGCTCGTGCTGCTGTTGAACAGGTACCGGAGCGCCACGTTGATGAACAGGACGAGAGCCGTGACGAGCAGCGCCAAGGAGCAGAAAAGCCGTTCAAACCGTTCCAAAAACGACATAACGCGATCTCACCGTTCCTTTA
This is a stretch of genomic DNA from Jonquetella anthropi DSM 22815. It encodes these proteins:
- a CDS encoding papain-like cysteine protease family protein, which codes for MENWADEQRHIPVPEGYRLESDAAADPGAGDAEGSPYFCHLDFFNAVSTDRLTILPRFRTYQQTRPYSCASAVALMVLEHFGRSDWEELEIADVMASYHGLPPETRRPVPVSDLARFFLDLGWKVSSNVEYTKPFDAEELTRPWLLSPYASFPSERHFSRFCRWCLRHNWPMMVENIDWGGHWRLIVGYDTMGTETLADDVLILVDPHDTADHCQDGFVVEHLEKFFHTWYDIFVMEPHERLQPWVVAYPSE
- a CDS encoding Zn-dependent hydrolase, giving the protein MNAGLQFARRLVEEVAQIGRTDQGVTRLGFSPADRQARELLIERMTSVGASVRADSVGNLWFSLPGTNPNHPGILMGSHLDSVPQGGDFDGVLGVACAAAVMDQASRREPLTRSLNCVVFACEESSRFRLSCVGSRAVAGQLSLSQMIRFKDSGGVSLLNAIRGFGCEPVTLDRDLLVPGSYEAFLELHIEQGPALDSSDDQLGVVEAIAAPTRFSVTIFGRADHSGACPMELRHDALAAASEVVLVVERVGRAYSPRRVVAAVTTCRVFPNAINVVPGRVELAVDLRGIDRRAIDEAYQAIVQEIDRVAGERQIRIDRELLGSSEPVVLDALLVHRLKAFAQNKGYKVRVMPSGAGHDSMYVAPLIPTAMIFVPCRDGRSHCPEESIDWDRVEPGYDVLESAALTLAARP
- a CDS encoding TRAP transporter large permease translates to MTAFLMALLITALLGSVPIFVALGGAVLCSMLLFTPLDPMVLVQRAFAGIDKFALMSMPFFIFAANVMDRGGLSTRILKWTKSLVGARSGGLAYTTQFTCMVFGSLCGSSPATVVAMGRLLYPELRAEGYSQSFAAGLVTSAGSVSLIIPPSITLIMYAAVTGVSVGSLFMAGISAGIVYGLANVVYIWFYLRRHPAKTSAPSTWAQVWRQTVESAWSLLTPVIILGGIYCGVFTPTEAAGVSVVYCLFVGMFIYREINLKDLMDVCLRSAVTCAQVLILVAMAQSFGWFLTVARIPQTVTAAVISSVKSPLVFIALVNAILLIVGMFMEGLAAIVILGPLFFTIGTSLGIDPLHLGIIMVSNLALGNFTPPFGLNLFVASSVTGLSLSEVIGASAKFILVAIGGLLVISYCPPLSTFLAGWVYGS
- a CDS encoding TRAP transporter small permease; this encodes MSFLERFERLFCSLALLVTALVLFINVALRYLFNSSTSWAEELIRYLMVWITFIGASLCVRQSAHIRMDFLLGRFSERTKRAVGRVVFGLSALFCLALTWYGVRLTAFSYRMGQTSPALGIPIWAVYLCVPVGSFMAAWQFARLALGLREDRA